In Erwinia sp. SLM-02, one genomic interval encodes:
- a CDS encoding FecCD family ABC transporter permease, translating into MKKAAQRPGFRRLRLGPFTRLLRPRLLATGVLLAAVALLLALFGLTQGTLPVPASDIGRALFYPQQLTAQQHYIVWDIRLPRLLMALLSGAMLGMAGAAMQSITRNGLADPGLIGVKEGTSAVVLVLILLFPALSLLWRPLAGMAGGLLVALIVVLLARDFSRPRFILIGIGVSWAFAAGIGVFMTTADVRDVQTALVWMAGSLHSATWSLLAVAFCWALPGALILFLTARASDVALLGDQSATGLGVRLRRLSLVRFCAPVLLTAASVSCVGSLGFVGLIAPHMARFLLRGGQVALLSGSALLGALLVLLTDSIGRLAFAPLQIPAGIVMALVGGPFFLLLLWRRRDAL; encoded by the coding sequence ATGAAAAAAGCCGCGCAACGACCGGGCTTTCGGCGGCTCAGGCTGGGGCCGTTCACGCGGCTGCTGCGCCCGCGCCTGCTGGCGACGGGCGTGCTGCTGGCCGCGGTTGCGCTGCTGCTGGCGCTGTTCGGCCTGACGCAGGGCACGCTGCCCGTTCCCGCTTCGGACATCGGCCGGGCGCTGTTTTACCCGCAGCAGCTCACTGCGCAGCAGCACTATATCGTCTGGGATATTCGCCTGCCGCGCCTGCTGATGGCGCTGCTGAGCGGGGCGATGCTGGGAATGGCCGGAGCGGCAATGCAGTCGATCACCCGCAACGGGCTGGCCGATCCGGGGCTGATCGGCGTCAAGGAAGGGACCAGCGCCGTCGTGCTGGTGCTGATCCTGCTGTTTCCCGCGCTCAGCCTGCTGTGGCGGCCGCTGGCCGGTATGGCGGGTGGGCTGCTGGTGGCGCTGATCGTGGTGCTGCTGGCGCGCGATTTCTCAAGGCCGCGCTTTATTCTGATCGGCATCGGCGTGTCCTGGGCATTTGCCGCCGGGATCGGGGTGTTTATGACCACCGCCGACGTGCGCGACGTGCAGACCGCGCTGGTGTGGATGGCGGGCAGCCTGCACTCCGCCACCTGGTCGCTGCTGGCGGTGGCGTTCTGCTGGGCGCTGCCGGGGGCGCTGATCCTGTTTCTGACCGCCCGGGCATCGGACGTGGCGCTGCTCGGCGACCAGTCCGCCACCGGGCTGGGTGTTCGCCTCCGGCGGCTGTCGCTGGTGCGCTTCTGCGCCCCGGTATTGCTGACCGCGGCCAGCGTGTCCTGCGTCGGCAGTCTGGGCTTTGTCGGGCTGATTGCGCCGCACATGGCCCGCTTTCTGCTGCGCGGCGGCCAGGTGGCACTGCTCAGCGGCAGCGCGCTGCTGGGCGCACTGCTGGTTCTGCTGACGGACTCCATCGGGCGGCTGGCCTTCGCCCCGCTGCAAATTCCGGCGGGTATTGTGATGGCGCTGGTGGGCGGTCCGTTCTTTCTTCTGCTGCTGTGGCGTCGTCGTGACGCGCTGTAA
- a CDS encoding PepSY-associated TM helix domain-containing protein, translated as MTRSRLILLKLHWLLGITLGASLSFMALSGVTMSFEDEIMQALSPQMTVSPPQDGVPMSAAAMIAALRQQRPGERLMSLQIEQQADRAWTAAFQRGKGQRNLRVLINPYSGQILGEATGAVFFATVRNLHRFLSPNGDNAIGRAITGASAVSLIFFALSGLWLRWTAGSRSAREWLRPDFRLSGRALYRMLHQVAGSWLAVLYLVSALSGLWWSSQWYRQGVTWLLGSAPAEVVKKLPAEKKTAAKPVEADWDRVWQQVVQRYGSHYRSALLFIPAPGKAIRVRVLPVDAPHARALDELSINPRTLNVTRQTLYRSLPAGERILTDMDPIHTGALFGIPGRLAITISSLSMPLFFITGLLMYWKRRQRRKNPTSSEEHL; from the coding sequence ATGACGCGTTCGCGCCTTATTCTGCTGAAACTGCACTGGCTACTGGGGATCACCCTCGGCGCCAGCCTGTCGTTTATGGCGCTGAGCGGCGTGACGATGAGTTTTGAAGATGAAATTATGCAGGCGCTCAGCCCGCAGATGACCGTCAGCCCGCCGCAGGATGGCGTGCCGATGTCGGCGGCGGCGATGATTGCCGCGCTACGCCAGCAGCGGCCCGGCGAGCGGTTGATGTCGTTACAGATTGAGCAGCAGGCAGACCGCGCCTGGACCGCCGCCTTTCAGCGCGGTAAAGGGCAGCGCAACCTGCGGGTGCTGATTAATCCGTACAGCGGGCAAATCCTCGGGGAAGCCACCGGCGCGGTGTTCTTTGCTACGGTGCGCAACCTGCACCGCTTCCTCTCCCCGAACGGTGATAACGCCATCGGACGGGCGATCACCGGTGCCAGCGCCGTCAGCCTGATCTTCTTTGCCCTCTCCGGGCTGTGGCTGCGCTGGACGGCGGGCAGCCGCAGCGCGCGGGAGTGGCTGCGGCCGGACTTTCGCCTCAGCGGCCGTGCCCTGTACCGCATGCTGCACCAGGTGGCGGGGAGCTGGCTGGCCGTGCTTTATCTGGTCAGTGCGCTCTCCGGCCTGTGGTGGTCATCGCAGTGGTATCGCCAGGGCGTGACGTGGCTGCTCGGCAGCGCCCCGGCAGAGGTGGTGAAGAAGCTCCCCGCTGAGAAAAAAACGGCGGCAAAGCCCGTGGAAGCGGACTGGGATCGCGTCTGGCAGCAGGTGGTCCAGCGCTACGGCAGTCACTACCGGTCGGCGCTGCTGTTTATTCCCGCGCCGGGGAAAGCGATTCGCGTCCGCGTTCTGCCGGTTGATGCACCCCACGCCCGCGCGCTGGATGAGCTGAGCATCAACCCCCGCACCCTGAACGTTACCCGGCAGACGCTTTACCGCAGTCTGCCTGCCGGTGAACGTATTCTGACCGATATGGACCCGATCCATACCGGCGCGCTGTTTGGCATCCCGGGCCGGTTGGCGATAACGATCTCCAGCCTGAGCATGCCGCTGTTTTTTATCACCGGGCTGCTGATGTACTGGAAGCGGCGGCAGCGCCGCAAAAATCCGACATCTTCTGAGGAGCATTTGTGA
- a CDS encoding iron-siderophore ABC transporter substrate-binding protein, translating to MRLLISLLFLTCLSATAAEPTQQFTDDLGRTVTVPLHPQRIVSLHDLDITIPLIELGVPPVASHGRTRADGSHFLRSSGLLTGVDFDNSSIQFIGTADMDIEAIAAAKPDLIITEPSRNTAIEQLEKIAPTVSIDHLVGGAPRIYSKLAQLTGSQKQLAILERRYQEQIKQLKLMVDTQHITVSVIQANKGKITVHHTYRALGRVLRDAGFRFPPLIDSIPDGDRIEVSAERLPELDADFIFDTWRSDTGGKPQEELDAMNAIMPGWCQFLNACRSGHYILLPREETISNSFAALSLMVAQVQSHIAGRPMPVAK from the coding sequence ATGCGCCTGCTAATTTCCCTGTTATTCCTGACCTGCCTGAGCGCCACCGCTGCCGAACCAACGCAGCAGTTCACCGACGATCTGGGCCGTACCGTCACCGTGCCGCTGCATCCGCAGCGCATTGTTTCGCTGCACGATCTGGATATTACCATCCCCCTGATTGAGCTGGGCGTGCCGCCGGTGGCCAGCCATGGGCGCACGCGGGCGGACGGTTCGCACTTCCTGCGCTCCAGCGGGCTGCTGACCGGGGTGGATTTCGACAATTCATCGATCCAGTTTATCGGCACCGCCGATATGGATATTGAAGCCATCGCCGCCGCAAAGCCCGACCTGATTATCACCGAGCCCAGCCGCAACACCGCCATCGAACAGCTGGAAAAGATTGCCCCAACGGTCAGTATTGACCACCTGGTGGGCGGTGCGCCGCGCATCTACAGCAAGCTGGCGCAGCTGACCGGCAGCCAGAAGCAGTTGGCGATCCTTGAGCGCCGTTACCAGGAGCAGATCAAACAGCTGAAGCTGATGGTGGATACCCAGCACATCACCGTCTCGGTGATCCAGGCGAACAAGGGCAAAATCACCGTCCATCACACCTACCGTGCGCTGGGCCGCGTGCTGCGCGATGCCGGTTTCCGCTTCCCGCCGCTGATTGACAGCATTCCCGACGGCGATCGTATTGAGGTCAGCGCCGAGCGGCTGCCGGAGCTGGACGCCGATTTTATTTTCGATACCTGGCGTTCCGATACCGGCGGGAAACCGCAGGAAGAGCTGGATGCGATGAACGCCATTATGCCCGGCTGGTGCCAGTTCCTGAACGCCTGCCGCAGCGGTCATTACATCCTGCTGCCGCGTGAAGAGACGATCTCTAACTCCTTTGCGGCGCTGAGCCTGATGGTGGCGCAGGTGCAGTCGCATATCGCCGGGCGCCCGATGCCGGTGGCGAAATAA
- a CDS encoding PstS family phosphate ABC transporter substrate-binding protein, which yields MSEFFNITGNDGMASLIEPWCAMLSAERPEQCFQLSLAGSSTAIMALAADACLLAPMSRAPWAQELAAFRNVKGYSPTGIQVGWCGYGPRAGAKTPPAIWLHRDNPLAGLSMAQLAAVFSSGTPQGDITCWSQLGLSGAWQHRRIHLYGLRDDGKYASGFRRAHLANRQFPHHYEPLPDRRAVLEAVAADPFSLGAVGWFNAAEFGDGVRVLPLGQREGAYFMPDAQAVQAGDYPLGSAVTLWFDLPPGGVPEPRLAAFLRLALSDAGQQVVAAQSASPEGYLPLNEVMLHAQRQRLNEFIKGQG from the coding sequence ATGTCTGAATTCTTTAACATTACCGGCAATGACGGCATGGCGTCGCTGATCGAGCCGTGGTGCGCGATGCTGTCCGCCGAGCGGCCGGAGCAGTGCTTTCAACTGTCTCTGGCCGGGTCGTCTACCGCAATCATGGCGCTGGCGGCGGATGCCTGCCTGCTGGCCCCGATGTCGCGCGCGCCCTGGGCGCAGGAGCTGGCGGCTTTTCGCAACGTTAAGGGGTATTCGCCGACCGGTATTCAGGTGGGCTGGTGCGGATACGGCCCGCGCGCGGGGGCGAAAACGCCGCCCGCCATCTGGCTGCATCGTGATAATCCGCTGGCCGGGCTGAGTATGGCGCAGCTGGCGGCGGTGTTTTCATCCGGTACGCCGCAGGGGGATATCACCTGCTGGTCCCAGCTGGGGCTGAGTGGCGCCTGGCAGCACCGGCGCATTCATCTCTACGGCCTGCGCGATGACGGTAAATATGCCAGCGGTTTTCGCCGCGCCCATCTCGCCAACCGGCAGTTCCCCCACCACTATGAACCGCTGCCGGACCGCCGCGCGGTGCTGGAAGCGGTGGCTGCCGATCCCTTCTCGCTGGGCGCCGTCGGTTGGTTTAATGCCGCCGAATTCGGTGATGGGGTGCGCGTGCTGCCGTTAGGCCAGCGCGAAGGAGCCTACTTTATGCCCGACGCGCAGGCGGTTCAGGCGGGGGACTATCCGCTGGGGAGTGCCGTTACGCTGTGGTTCGATCTGCCCCCCGGCGGCGTCCCTGAACCCCGCCTGGCGGCGTTCCTGCGGCTGGCGCTGTCCGATGCCGGCCAGCAGGTGGTGGCCGCACAAAGCGCGTCGCCAGAGGGCTATCTGCCGCTGAATGAGGTCATGCTGCACGCACAGCGCCAGCGGCTGAATGAATTCATCAAGGGGCAGGGATGA